Part of the Candidatus Krumholzibacteriota bacterium genome, CGATGATGGGGACTCCCGCTTTCATGGCGCCTGAACAGGTCGTCGGCAAGCCGGTAGACAACAGGATAGACATATGGGCTTTCGGGGTGGGGCTCTACAGGATAATCACGGGAGAGTTCCCGTTCAAGGGAGAGCATCCCGCCGCGCTTATGTATTCGATTGTCAATGACGCTGAACTGGAGATCCCTGCCACAGTTCCCCGGGGCTTGAAAAAATTGATCAGCGACTGCCTCGCCAAAGACCCTGAAAAACGGCCTCTTGATTTCGGGGAGATCGCTTCCGCGCTCGAGGAGATCGATGCCGAACTGAGAGACGGAGAGAGCAGACCCGGCACGGAGCTGGTCACGAATGTCGGATCGCTCGCCGAGCGAAACAGCAAGAGGAACCCGTATCTCAACCGTGTCATGATAAAAAGCCCGAATGATTTTTTCGGCCGCGAAAAAGAGATACGGAAAATATATTCACGCCTCGACGCGCCGCAACCCCAGTCGATATCGGTGGTCGGTGACCGCAGGATCGGCAAATCATCCCTGCTCAACCATATCCATAACAGGAAGAACCGCAAAAAATTCATGCAGAATTACGATTCTTCAATATTTGTCTATCTCGACTTTCAGAATACCGTCGACAATGACGTCTCCAAATTCATCGACCTGTTGTTCAACGTGTTCAGTTTTGAGACAGGCGATCAGACGAGATATACGGCGAGGCCAAAGACTCTCGATCAACTCAAGGACGTCATAGAGGAACTGCATGAAGAGGGCAAGCGGATCATAATAATGATGGATGAATTCGAATTGATCACGCGTAACGAGAATTTCGAGCAGGATTTTTTTTCATTTCTGCGCTCTCTCGCCAACACGTACAGGGTGGCGTATGTGACCTCATCGCGTGAAGAACTGCAGTTGATGTGTCACGACAAGGATATTTCGGATTCCCCTTTCTTCAATATCTTTTCGAATCTGCCCCTCAGGCCGTTCAGCCGTGAAGATGCCGACAAGCTTATCTCGATCCCGTCAAGACGCGAAGGCGTCCCACTCGAGGAATATTCGGAAAGGCTGCTCGACATGGCCGGACTCTTTCCATTTTATCTCCAGATAGCATGTTCCTCTCTCTTTGAATTCATAGTGGATAATCCTTCCGCCGATCCGGACTGGAAGGAAGTCCTCAGGGTATTCACTGAGGAGGCTCAACCGCATTACAACTTCATATGGGAGAGGTTCGATGATCCGGAAAGGGGAAATCTCGCCAGGATCGTCCAGGGGAAAATGATCGATAAAAAATTCAATTACGTGACTGAGAATCTTCTCAGGCGGGGTTATCTTGTCGAGGATGGCGGCGGGCTGAGATTATGCTCGAGTACCTTTGCCGATTTTGCGGCTGGCCGTTCAGGAGGGCAGTCGGGACAAGGTTTAAGATTCTCATCTATTCTCAGCCGGTTAAGGAAAAAGAATCCCGGTTGACCATCTGCCGCGCCGGCTTGAAAGTCCCGGTTTCCATCCTGGGAGAGAAGTATGAGGGCCTTGGCCTGTCTTTACGCGATATCAGGAACCTTTCCGGCAAATTCCGCTGTTTTCACTTGCCATCTCAGGACGGGTAATGACAGGATGACGAGGAAAAGGGTGCTTCTGAAATGAGAATCTGTTCGATCTCGCGATCGATGATATTTCTTCCGCTGATCGTCTCTCTCCTGGCGGGGTGCGGAAAGGGAAGGATGACCGGCAGAGAACCGGCCGATCGCGAAGACTGTCTTGTCATCGAGGCCGTGAAAAAGCGCGCCGATTCTATAAGAGTGGCTCTCTTTGATAATATCGATCCGGCAGACATCCCTTTTCCCCGCAACGGATCGGAACGCTTCCTCTTCGGTAATCTCTACGAATCCCTGATAAAGATCGATTGCCGGGGTCAGGTATCTCCATCCCTCGCCAGCAGGTGGGAAAGTACGGACAGGGGGAGATGCTGGCGATTCGAACTCGATAGAGAAGCTGTTTTCTGGAATGGAACTGCTGTCACCGCGAATGATGTGATCCGGTGCTGGGACCGCGATGAACTTAAATCGATGTTCGCCCTGGCAGGAATAGATTCCTTTTCAGCCGAAGGGGCGACGAAGATCAATATATATTTGATGGAACGATCGACGGAGGTGCCGCGCGCTCTCGCTTCAGAGGCATTCTCCGTATACAGGCGTTCTCTTTTTTCGCGCTGGCCCCTCGGAACCGGAGACTTCAGAGTCGTCGAGAGAGCGCCAAAAACCCGCGAGTCTGATCAGAATCTTGCTATCCAGCCTGCTTTTTCCCGCCATGGACCTTTTATAGATATTTTAACGATACCTGTCGAAGAGGCGAGAGACATCCTTGAAAGTTCGATAGACCTTCTTGTCACAGGCGATCAGGAAACAATCGATTTCGCCGTGAAAAGAGGAAGTTTTATCACGGAAAGACTCCCGTGGAGTTCGACCTATATGCTCCTGTCGACATCGCGGGTGAGGGATATCAGGCTCGGCAGGAGAACAGAACCGATCTCGCCCGGGCTGCGGGAAAACCTCGCGCATTTCGCCATAAGGTGCGAAGCACGGGCAAGCCGTCCGGGGGGATGGTGGGATCGTATGGGAGATCGCCGTTCTCTGTCATCAGGAGTCAAATGGCCCCCGGTCTTTCTTGCCGGAGCCGATATTGATTCAGAGAGGCGAAGGATCGTATATGATATAAACGATGAGACTTCCAGGGATATAGCGGAGCGGCTCGTCGCCCTGGCAGGCGGCGATCCGGATATTTCAAATGATTCCCGCGATCTTTTATCTGTGATTCCCGATATCGAAGGCAGGTACGCATCTGGTGTCCCGCTCAGAGCGGAAGGGCTGGCGCGTGAAGATCTCGACCGCAGTGTTCTCTCCGGCGATGATTTCGCTTACATTATAAAAGTGGCGCGCAACAGCTTCGATCCATCTTTTCAGGCGGGGCTTTTCATGGAAAAGATCAACTGGGTTTCCGGCCTTGAAGGCAATTTTTCAAAAGCCCTGCTCACCCTTGCAGACACGAGGGAGACAG contains:
- a CDS encoding protein kinase gives rise to the protein MIAGEVISGKYRIVKKIGQGGFASVYLAFDLKLEREVAIKVLSSVEDNNLFRERFYRESQALAKLNHPNIITVFDCGEHNGHEFLVMELVNGPSLETLISKMTLKMPQVCSIALQICEAMRYAHDQGFLHRDLTLKNIMLDEEETENARVKILDFGLVKLLYSDIKTTGNAMMGTPAFMAPEQVVGKPVDNRIDIWAFGVGLYRIITGEFPFKGEHPAALMYSIVNDAELEIPATVPRGLKKLISDCLAKDPEKRPLDFGEIASALEEIDAELRDGESRPGTELVTNVGSLAERNSKRNPYLNRVMIKSPNDFFGREKEIRKIYSRLDAPQPQSISVVGDRRIGKSSLLNHIHNRKNRKKFMQNYDSSIFVYLDFQNTVDNDVSKFIDLLFNVFSFETGDQTRYTARPKTLDQLKDVIEELHEEGKRIIIMMDEFELITRNENFEQDFFSFLRSLANTYRVAYVTSSREELQLMCHDKDISDSPFFNIFSNLPLRPFSREDADKLISIPSRREGVPLEEYSERLLDMAGLFPFYLQIACSSLFEFIVDNPSADPDWKEVLRVFTEEAQPHYNFIWERFDDPERGNLARIVQGKMIDKKFNYVTENLLRRGYLVEDGGGLRLCSSTFADFAAGRSGGQSGQGLRFSSILSRLRKKNPG